A window from Ignavibacteriota bacterium encodes these proteins:
- a CDS encoding MBL fold metallo-hydrolase produces MLNRRNFIGKSFIAAIGTFLFPKLILAKENENILEYKPTPENWKNDQINIAWIGHSTILINFYGTIILTDPILLNRIGMNILGISFGPARLTPPALSFEEIPKPDIILLSHAHFDHTDYNSLKKITNKFPNQIDVIIAFLTKDVIEDLKWKSISVIDWNEKIEISNLKITALEVEHFGWRVPWEKDRSRGYLKDGRSYNAYLIEKNGKSILFGGDTRNSKKLEILKDKNLDIAIIPIGAYNPWTYAHCNPEEALIMAENIGAKYFIPIHTKTFKLGAEPFEEPIDWLKKSVQNYKIELGLDSIGQTFTIT; encoded by the coding sequence ATGCTTAACAGAAGAAATTTTATTGGAAAAAGTTTTATCGCCGCAATCGGAACATTTTTATTTCCCAAATTAATTTTAGCTAAAGAAAACGAAAATATTTTGGAATACAAACCAACTCCGGAAAATTGGAAAAATGATCAAATAAATATTGCGTGGATTGGTCATTCTACAATTTTAATAAATTTTTACGGAACAATAATATTAACGGACCCAATTTTGCTTAATAGAATTGGGATGAATATTTTGGGCATTAGTTTCGGTCCAGCAAGATTAACTCCGCCGGCATTAAGTTTTGAAGAAATTCCTAAGCCAGATATAATTCTTTTATCACACGCACATTTTGATCACACAGATTATAATTCATTGAAGAAAATCACGAATAAATTTCCTAACCAAATTGATGTGATAATTGCATTTTTAACAAAAGATGTAATTGAAGATTTAAAGTGGAAATCCATTTCTGTAATTGATTGGAACGAAAAAATTGAAATAAGTAATCTTAAAATAACTGCGTTGGAAGTTGAACATTTTGGCTGGAGAGTTCCTTGGGAAAAGGACAGATCTCGAGGATATTTAAAAGATGGAAGAAGTTATAATGCATATTTGATTGAGAAAAATGGGAAATCAATTTTATTTGGCGGCGATACAAGAAATTCAAAAAAATTAGAAATTTTGAAAGATAAAAATCTCGATATTGCGATTATACCGATTGGGGCTTATAATCCTTGGACGTATGCTCATTGCAATCCGGAAGAAGCTTTAATTATGGCAGAAAATATTGGTGCAAAATATTTTATTCCAATTCATACAAAAACTTTTAAACTTGGTGCAGAACCATTTGAAGAACCAATCGATTGGTTAAAAAAATCTGTACAAAATTATAAAATTGAATTAGGACTTGATTCTATTGGTCAAACTTTTACTATAACTTAA
- a CDS encoding leucyl/phenylalanyl-tRNA--protein transferase, translating to MSKFSKINPKDLLKPVNMLNLYAQGAFPMADENNEISWYQPKERCIILMEKFNIPKSLKKFMSTSEFEFRFDENTIEVIRNCANRETTWISEELISAYLNLAKLGYLHSVEVYQKNILVGGLYGIAIGGVFFGESMFSKVSQASKSALSVLLTHLNKKKFIFLDVQFPTPHLKMFGTKEIDFEEYNKILEEAYSKDVSFL from the coding sequence ATGAGCAAATTTTCAAAAATAAATCCAAAAGATTTACTGAAACCGGTTAATATGCTTAATCTATATGCTCAAGGCGCATTTCCGATGGCTGATGAAAATAATGAAATTAGTTGGTATCAGCCAAAAGAAAGATGTATAATTTTAATGGAAAAATTTAACATTCCCAAATCGCTGAAAAAATTTATGTCAACTTCTGAGTTTGAATTTCGGTTTGATGAAAATACAATTGAAGTAATTAGAAATTGTGCAAATAGAGAAACAACATGGATATCAGAAGAATTAATTTCTGCATATTTAAATTTGGCAAAACTTGGTTACTTACATTCCGTTGAAGTTTATCAGAAAAATATTTTAGTTGGCGGTTTGTATGGAATTGCAATCGGCGGAGTATTTTTTGGCGAATCAATGTTTTCAAAAGTTTCACAAGCAAGCAAATCAGCACTTTCAGTTTTACTCACGCATCTTAATAAAAAGAAATTTATTTTTTTGGATGTACAATTTCCCACACCACACTTAAAAATGTTTGGAACAAAAGAAATAGATTTTGAAGAATACAATAAAATTTTGGAAGAAGCATATTCAAAAGATGTAAGTTTTCTTTGA
- a CDS encoding RNA polymerase sigma factor produces MKTDSDKIIQFTLLYNRYKKNLYNFLLRLSGDEMIAEDIVQSVFLKLYENFESVKNLESANYWIFKSARNEYFNVYKREKRQSHFDENIIENKKDEFELESFIELKEMKKLILSELDKMEFEQKEVYLLKEYGGLSYKEIAETMGIDIDLVKSRLYKVRQKLINKISKLV; encoded by the coding sequence TTGAAAACTGATTCTGATAAAATTATACAATTCACTTTGCTCTATAATCGGTATAAAAAAAATTTATACAATTTTCTTTTGAGATTATCGGGTGATGAAATGATTGCTGAAGATATTGTGCAATCTGTTTTCTTAAAACTTTATGAAAACTTTGAATCAGTAAAAAATTTAGAAAGTGCAAATTATTGGATATTCAAATCAGCGCGGAATGAATATTTCAATGTGTACAAAAGAGAAAAAAGGCAATCTCATTTTGATGAAAATATTATTGAGAATAAAAAAGATGAATTTGAACTCGAGAGTTTTATTGAGCTAAAAGAAATGAAAAAATTAATTCTTTCTGAATTGGATAAAATGGAATTTGAACAAAAAGAAGTTTATCTACTAAAGGAATACGGCGGACTTTCTTACAAAGAAATTGCAGAAACTATGGGAATTGATATTGATCTTGTAAAAAGCAGACTTTACAAAGTGCGACAAAAATTAATAAATAAAATTTCAAAATTAGTATAA
- a CDS encoding TonB family protein — protein sequence MKKIIFLLTIFFMISCNNQKDEIEIILNYDQIFLKSDKVDKKIDAENVGINVDEMQKLFDFKSLFELLKQGRHKFIYNLMINENGKVQFLRLIKSINQNFDKSLIQLAKKWKFIPAEKNSQKVKSQVNLIIVLNYDSKGEYKLELFFDYEHSATLNLLSENYFEEYFQAVEEMPSPIGGIQAIQQKIFYPELARKAGIEGRVYLKAFIDENGNVASAEIIKGLDGGLSEAAMEAVKATKFEPGRQRGVPVKVQVSIPILFKLSNDEVKK from the coding sequence ATGAAAAAGATAATTTTTTTATTAACAATTTTTTTTATGATTAGCTGCAATAACCAAAAAGATGAAATTGAAATTATTCTTAATTATGATCAGATATTTTTAAAAAGCGATAAGGTTGATAAAAAAATTGATGCCGAAAATGTTGGAATAAATGTCGATGAAATGCAAAAATTGTTTGATTTTAAAAGTTTATTTGAATTGTTAAAACAAGGTCGACACAAATTTATTTATAATTTAATGATAAATGAAAACGGTAAAGTTCAGTTTCTTAGACTTATAAAAAGTATAAATCAAAACTTTGATAAGAGTTTAATTCAGTTAGCAAAAAAATGGAAATTTATTCCAGCTGAGAAAAATTCACAAAAAGTTAAAAGTCAAGTAAATTTGATTATAGTTTTGAATTATGACTCCAAAGGTGAATATAAGTTAGAATTATTTTTTGATTATGAACATTCTGCGACATTAAATTTGCTTAGTGAAAATTATTTTGAGGAGTATTTTCAAGCTGTAGAAGAAATGCCTTCTCCAATTGGTGGAATTCAAGCAATTCAGCAAAAAATATTTTATCCGGAATTAGCAAGAAAAGCTGGAATTGAAGGTCGTGTTTATTTAAAAGCATTTATTGATGAAAACGGAAATGTAGCTTCAGCAGAAATTATCAAAGGTTTAGATGGCGGATTAAGTGAAGCTGCGATGGAAGCAGTAAAAGCAACAAAATTTGAACCCGGAAGGCAAAGAGGTGTTCCAGTAAAAGTACAAGTTTCAATACCAATTTTATTCAAATTAAGTAACGATGAAGTAAAGAAATAA
- a CDS encoding energy transducer TonB: MKKLNKIFTIILLSSFVIFAQEELDKLPEIKGGIPELAKNIKYPESSKKEGIEGKVFVKAIIDENGKVESTEVVKSVNKELDEAAISAIKLTEFIPGEKDRKFVKAEVAIPISFKLNDKK; this comes from the coding sequence ATGAAAAAATTAAATAAAATTTTTACCATCATATTGTTATCGTCTTTTGTAATATTTGCGCAAGAAGAACTTGATAAACTGCCGGAAATTAAAGGTGGAATTCCAGAACTTGCAAAAAATATTAAATACCCCGAATCATCAAAGAAAGAGGGAATTGAAGGAAAAGTTTTTGTTAAAGCAATAATTGATGAAAATGGAAAAGTGGAATCTACAGAAGTTGTAAAAAGTGTAAACAAAGAATTGGATGAAGCAGCAATATCTGCAATTAAATTAACAGAATTTATTCCCGGTGAAAAAGATCGAAAATTTGTAAAAGCGGAAGTTGCAATTCCAATTAGTTTTAAGTTGAACGATAAAAAATAG